AAGATGGCATTTCGGATTAGTCTCTGCAGTGCCAGCAACGTTGATCTTGTCATTGAGACGATGCTGCGCATCATGAGAAAAtgcaacagcaccagccgCGAAAGCCGTGGAAACAATATCAGTGAATCTCATCTTGATGTCTtgtgttgagcttgaccaTCAGACCATGAGGAACAATCAACATGGCGTCACAGCATCCTTATACTTTATCTACACGAGAGAGTTTCTTGGCACTTTATCATCAACTATTCCCAACACAGGCACCAAGAAGCGAGTTTCGTCAGCTCACCTCGAGAGCTGAACAAGTCTTTTGCATCCGGCACATTAAGGTTCAGACCCCGCAACCAGCCTGCAACAATCGCGTGATGGATGAGTCTGGAATGATGACGAGAGTTAAAAAAACTCTTTCGGATTAGACGGCCAAATGTCTCGGTCGTGTCTTGGCGGAGTGGAAGATACCGAGGCAATGAATGTGCAGAATTGATAAAAATACATTTTGTTTTTTGAATTACATATGAAAACAATTTGGTCTGTAATCTATACACTGATTCTGTTGCGCGTTGCGCCtagtctttcttctcctgatCCCCAggctcttcattcttcttcacctgTTGGATGAGCGTGACACCTGCTAACTCGCTAGCGCCATCATGGACTTGTTTCGTCCAGAACGGATCTCTCTCCATCACCAGAACCGACTTGCGTCGCTCACGGTGGGCCTCACGTACAGCTAGTCCAGACTGCTGTTTCTTCGTCTCCAGCTCTTCGAGATACTTGACGCGGTTTGCATAGCGCTGGTTGTAATCTTCTCGAATCCGCTCAGAGCCGATTTGTTGAAGAACGAAGCGGACGAGAGatcgaaggaggaggagaacgTGCTCGCTGATAAAGACAGTAACGGGAAGAGTCGCCCAGCTTCCCATTGTATTGCCGACTTTGTCGACACTGAAAAGATGGACGATTGCTGCTGTGCAGATACTTCCGAGCCAGGTTAACGCTTCGAGGGAGTAGATCCAAGGGCCGATTCCGTCGGAGCGAACTGGTGCGGGGCGTTGATGCTCCAGTGAGATCTTTGCGAAATCAGACCGTAGCTCAATCCaattgttgatgagaaagcCCATTGGGATGATTGGCCAGACTGGTGAGAATAAAGCAAGATACCCGAATTGGAGAACGATTTCTGCAATGTCATCCTGAACGTTGTACTTTGGAAGAATCGCCTCGTTTCGAACACGTGATAGGAAAGCTGTCTCTTCCGGATCATCCTTCACCACCGCAAGAAGCATATCGCCCTTTGACCTTGCCCTGCGATAATCTCTATACCAATCTGAGAATTTATGCTTGAGCATCGGGACGATGTTCTCTTCAAAGAAGCCTGATAGTTGACCTGTGACTGTTAAAGCGATAACTTCGTTTCTCAACCTATCGGCGTCAAGATGAAACGGCTGATGAACAAATTTCTTGCCGACGCTCGCAAACGCAGCTGACAGGAAATTCTCGAGTTTGGGGACCACGGTCCCGCCGAAGGGGATGTAGATAAATGCCGtgaggaagatggggagGTAGTTGGTGAACATGTTGAGGACAAACACTTTTTGGGTAAGTGACATTTCGTGCAGATCGGCGGTGCGATGGTTTTCGAATTCCGTCATCCATTCGGCTGCGTCTTCGAGGGCGGAGGTGATATAAGGGAGAGACACAGCCAGAAGAATCGTTGGGAGATATTCCTGCTCATGTTAGACAGGTCTGTTGGTGAGAATGAGTGACTTACCAAGTAATCCTTATACGGCCCAGCGTACGTCTCAGAGATCAAAATCTCAATAGTAAACACCGCAATGATCGTAATGCCCAACGCCAAAAACGCCACGATCAAGAACGGAATCTGCAACAACTGTCTCACGACCTTCTTCCACCTAGGAAAGTAGTAATGTTTCCGCCCGCCTTCATCAACATACTCATAGTCATACTTGAACTGCGGCCTGTTGACCTTGACATGCTGAATACCCTTGACGTTCCAGCGCAGACTCAGATCGATCTCCTGGATCTTCCAGTACTCGAGGAAAACAGTGCACCAGACGCTGGTGAGAATACCGTACGCGAGGGAGTATCGTGGAAGCCAGAGCCATGCGATAACGCCTGTTATGGCGGGGAAAGTGAGGAATAGAAGATAAGCTTGGATGAAAGCAAAGTAAAAAGCGACCTGTGGTTGTAAGTACGTATTCATAAGGATGAGTGAGAGAGGACGTACCTTTGAGCCGTGTAGGTTGCGAATCTGGTCAATGTCCTCGTTGGACAAGAAAAACTTTCTGCTCAGGTACTTGAGCAAAGACTGGTTGACCTTGGAATTATGAATAGGAAATATCGCCTTGACGTTCTTCCATTTCCCTGTTCCGGGGGTGATGCCTGCACCACCAAGTTCCTTGGACCAATTGACGATATGATAAACTGAGAGGATGTCCTCTGCTTCATAAGCTCCATCGACGACTGTGTTTTTATCACCGCCAGGGTGATTCGGCGTGATGCCGTATAGCCAGTCCTTAACCCTGCTGTCTCTGTTAACCAAGTCCTGTCCGAGTCATGGAGTTTACTTGCCTGGACTTATAGACAGCGTTGCCGAGGAGCTCACGCGGTGTTTTGGCGAATACAAGAAGGGATTGCTCATAGCCTGCTCTGACTTCGACGTCAAACCCAGTTTCTTCCAGGTCCGCAACTAGGGTCTTGAACTCTTTGACAGCCGTATCATGATCTACCGAAATCAGcacatcatctcatctcatacgCATATATGAGACTCACCCGTCTCGCCAAAATCGTACAAAACGACATACTTGTCGTTGTACGTCGTCTTATCCTCGAACCCCATACTCGGCATCTTCCAGCCTATAAGATCCCTGTGCTTGTCCCGTCTAGTGTCGCGGTCTAGTCAAGCAATACCCCTTGCGCGACGGAACATACCAAGAATGACAGACAGAGAATACAACCGCGGAGATTCGGTGTAGAGAAGTGAATAATATGAAAGAACGGTTGATGCAAAGAGTGAAAAGACACGGTTTGGGGGCTCCAATACACGTCAGCTGGGTCCACTTGGCCAAGAATGTTGAGCCGGATTGGGCGGCTAAGTCGGCACGAGaatcttggtgttttggcccTTGGCGATAAAGTTTTTGTAGGTGATTTGCACTGCCTCACTGACGATGGAGTGGTAATTTTAGGGGTCTGAGGTTATTGGTTCTTGCGTATTGAGATCGGATCTGCAGGAGCCGTGAGGCGTGATGTTTTGGCAATGAAACAATGCCGTGATTTTCGTATTGACAATTTCGGGTTCTGTGCATCTTAAttatcgtcgtcatcttACAACTTGGCAGTCATCTGCCAAGGTCGTGATGCTGTTATCTTATCACCGATAAGATAGCCAATTGCGGGAGATCGCGAATGGGCAAGATACGGTCAATTGCGATTCGAAACTtgagtaagaagaagaattctCATGCATTTAGTGGCTCGATAATGTGGCCGATGATTGATTGACATGTATGTAAGTGAGATTATTTGAGATGCTTCTTAGCTGAACATGAGCGGCATTCCTGACAGAGACAAAGCTCAAACTCTGACAGAACTTGAACATATTGAAATTATGCTCCAATGAGCGCTtggtaaagatatattttcTCTAAATCCGGTAGATCGGTAGTCCTTAGCCCGGTAGATCCCACTGGTGTTTAGGTCGCAAGGTCACGTTTGTTCCAGCAGATCAATGGCGGGCCTTATCCAATTACCTTTTTGAGCGGAGCCATGGATCAAGTAGCCGCGTCTGTGATGGACTAGATAATTGCAAGATAATGATTCGTCTTCTGAAGAGCCTAGATGCATGCATTGATATGCCGGAAGCTATGGACCCTGACTCTTGAGTCCAAATGGATGCACCTCCACCAAGATCCAATGAAAAGATGAGAGTGACTGAAATGAATGGGATGCGATGCAAGAACCGATGGCCCGATACATTGTCAGAGCACGAGTTAGAATCACAAGCCACCCATCAATCAAATCATGGCTCTTTACTCAATATCAAGCAATGGAAATTGCCGAGGTGATCATGTCCGTCACTTCCATCCAATCCTTTAAAGGTCACACGATGGCACACGAGCAGccaaacaccaacaagacaaagaTAAGCATTTCGCGATGTCATCGTGCGGAAATTAAGCATTTCAGCGTATCCGGACGAATCGTTTATATGCTCAAACCTGATGATGGTTGCCAGTCACGGTATGGATCACAGAAGTGTACTTACAAGTAACGAGACTTGTGGCAGAATGAGATGTTGTCGCAGCGCCATTTACactgtgatgatgaggggtCTCGAGATTGTCGTCCAACGTTACCATTTCGACCCCGCGATGGTTCAATATGACGTTGGTCAGCATCATTTCAGCGTGAAGTATGGGAGGGATGACGACACGAGAGACGAGAGCTGGAGTTATATGAAGCTGCCATCCCAGCACTGTATTGTCGCCTCAGACTTGATCTAAACACCAGAAGATTTATAAAACATATCACAATACAGCAAGACAAAAACATCATGCCAGAGAGAAGACCTTCTGGCCCAAAGGCCCCAACTGGTCTCAACGATGAGACGGCCGAAGAGGTGCACGATATCATGCACCAggccgagatggaagagcAAAAGGTACGTCGCTGTGATGAACTGAAAGCATATACTAACAAGTAATAGATGCACGGAAAAGATGCGCTGTGTCAAGATGATGTCGGACCAAGTGAGGGAGGGGAACAAAAACAGCAGTCGGCGATGGGCAAGGTTAAAGAGGCGTTGAATCTGGGTAAATAAATGTTGCGACAACCACAAAGATGCCTAATGATGGGATGCTTTCTTATGTTGGCGTTGATATCAAATTGTTACATTAATTGATCTTCATTTATTTATTGGCAACGTGTAATTAATTGCTCAATTGAAAGGGTATTGAAACAAAACACTAGGGTATCTTGACATTATCATCCTccgccatcatcagcatcacaTCAATCAGCGCATCACATCCCAAGAGCAAGACACGCCGAAATCAAAACAACAATCGCCAAAGCCATTCCACTTGGCCTATTCAATCCCACTGCACCATCTTCGTCCACTGGCTTGCCATCAGCAGCGCTGACCTTCTCACCACTAGGATACCGAATATTAACAACCGCCTCCCCCTTCAGCTCATCCGGCACGCCCATCGTATGCGGACACTTTGCCTGGTTTTCCGCCGGATAATCCAACTCACACGTCTCGTCGTGTCCGAGCGTGCATATCGAGTCGAGGATGTTGTAAAGAACGTAATTATCGCCAACCCACGTACTCTCATTCCGATCGAGACAGGACGTTAAAAAGTTCATGCTGTTCGCTGCGCTAAGCGGTAACTTGCTCTTTTTTGTATGTATTAGATCGGAGCACTTGGAAGCGTCGACGTTGGAGTATGTCATCTCGACGGGACCGCCGGCCGTGGGCTTGTCGGTGGCCGAGTAGCCTGTGTAGAGGTAATTCCACGCATCGTAGCTAACGTCGTAGGCGCCTTGCGATTGATCGACGCGGAGGAGATGCACGGTGCGGTCTTCGTACGTGAGCGCGATGCAGATATTATTGCAGTCGACGGAATACGGCCAGTAGGCGATGCGATTCGTGTTGACCTGGTGATGTCAGCCTAGTTCAATCGATGGAGTAATGTCGCGTACTTTGCACCCGAGGACGCCAATTGACGAGGAGTAACTATCATGCGGCGTCGCCCAAACCGTGCCACCGTCTGATTTGCGCGCAAAGGATAGAGGGATGAGAGAGTGGACGAGCAGCGAGAGCCGCAGCATTTTCGAGGGAGTGAACACGCCTGACGTAGGGCGGACGGATCAAGAGGAATGAGTGATTGAAGGCATTTTCTTTTGCGACAAGCCACGCGAGGAAACGGGGGGAGTATTAGGGGTCTGGGGCAGAGAATTGGCCCTGATCTTTACTGCATTGAGATTGAGCATTGATTGCGAGCATGGAGTTAGGCCGTTTTGGGGATGATATGGCGAGAGGGGACAGGGGTTGGAATGAGTTGTTTtttcttgatctcggcaTTTCGGGAGTGGATTGAGCGGAGTAGCCTTTCACGATGTACATTGTTCAAAGGCCCATTCAGATGTGAATAATCATCGTAGAGCATATTAAGGTGAAACATAGAAGGACTTTGCAGAAATGTCTTGATTATTCCGGGCAATGCAGCGCTCTAGAGTGCTGACTTAGGTTGGCCAAACACAAATGATCCTCTGACCCAAGCCGCCCACGGACCAACCAACCCTCCCTCCATAAAACATGGCAGTTTAAAGCCCCGTATCTCGCATCATGATCCCCAATTCAAGCCCACCTCCACAAAAAGCCCCTCTGACAGGGCTGAGCTACAGAAAACCCGACTAATACGCGTTGACGTCGACGCCGCAGATATGCTGTTTTAGTCTCGGAACATGATCCCTCGTTTAGATCGTGTTCGTGCTGCCGAGATGGGGGCCATTTCAGATATCTGCCTATATAAACCTGCGAGCAATTGCCTCGAGTATAGTTCCTGTTCAATCCATCGTTGTTCACAATGACTCATCTCTATAATCTCATTGCCTTTCTTATCCCTTCTGTCCTTGCTGGCTCTGTGCCAAAGACTTGCAAGGCATACCCTGGGTCTTCAGATTGGCCTTCTCACAAGGCGTGGTCTCGTCTCAACGACACTTTAGACGGAAGACTCTTTGCGCCTGTTCCTCCTGGGGCTGTATGCCATAAAGGCTGGCCATCTTATGACAAAGATACTTGTCCCAAGGTCGCTGAGGCTTGGAAACATTATGATCTTCACACGCAGGATCCTGTTTCTCTGATTTATGATCAGTATTCCAACTGGACTTGTCTTCCAGATGAGAGCTATCCTTGCAGTGGAAGTGGATATCCTGCTTATGTTGTTAATGTTACCAAGGCGGAGGATGTCAAAATTGGGGTCGACTTTGGTAAGTGTTTTGCGATTTGTCAAGAGCTCTTGCTAATGGACGATAGCTCGGAAGAACAACATCAGACTCGTTGTCAAGAATACTGGCCATGACTACATAGGCCGC
This genomic stretch from Fusarium fujikuroi IMI 58289 draft genome, chromosome FFUJ_chr09 harbors:
- a CDS encoding related to IST2 protein — translated: MPSMGFEDKTTYNDKYVVLYDFGETDHDTAVKEFKTLVADLEETGFDVEVRAGYEQSLLVFAKTPRELLGNAVYKVKDWLYGITPNHPGGDKNTVVDGAYEAEDILSVYHIVNWSKELGGAGITPGTGKWKNVKAIFPIHNSKVNQSLLKYLSRKFFLSNEDIDQIRNLHGSKVAFYFAFIQAYLLFLTFPAITGVIAWLWLPRYSLAYGILTSVWCTVFLEYWKIQEIDLSLRWNVKGIQHVKVNRPQFKYDYEYVDEGGRKHYYFPRWKKVVRQLLQIPFLIVAFLALGITIIAVFTIEILISETYAGPYKDYLEYLPTILLAVSLPYITSALEDAAEWMTEFENHRTADLHEMSLTQKVFVLNMFTNYLPIFLTAFIYIPFGGTVVPKLENFLSAAFASVGKKFVHQPFHLDADRLRNEVIALTVTGQLSGFFEENIVPMLKHKFSDWYRDYRRARSKGDMLLAVVKDDPEETAFLSRVRNEAILPKYNVQDDIAEIVLQFGYLALFSPVWPIIPMGFLINNWIELRSDFAKISLEHQRPAPVRSDGIGPWIYSLEALTWLGSICTAAIVHLFSVDKVGNTMGSWATLPVTVFISEHVLLLLRSLVRFVLQQIGSERIREDYNQRYANRVKYLEELETKKQQSGLAVREAHRERRKSVLVMERDPFWTKQVHDGASELAGVTLIQQVKKNEEPGDQEKKD